One region of Microscilla marina ATCC 23134 genomic DNA includes:
- the metK gene encoding methionine adenosyltransferase, whose amino-acid sequence MAYLFTSESVSEGHPDKVSDQISDALIDYFLAYDPSSKVACETLVTTGQVVLAGEVKSDAYLDVQEIAREVIKKIGYTKSEYMFEATSCGVLSAIHEQSPDINQGVDRQKPEEQGAGDQGMMFGYATNETANYMPLALDLSHKILKELADMRREATDIKYLRPDAKSQVTIEYSDDNKPVRIDTIVVSTQHDDFDTEEAMQAKIREDIISFLIPRVKAQLPEHIQALFNDDITYHINPTGKFVIGGPHGDTGLTGRKIIVDTYGGKGAHGGGAFSGKDPSKVDRSAAYASRHIAKNLVAAGVADEILVQVSYAIGVAQPTSIMVDTYGSAKVDMTDSVIGQKVAEVFDMRPYYIEQRLKLRNPMYQETAAYGHMGRESETITKTFNAGKSNEKTVEVDLFTWEKLDYVDKVKAAFSL is encoded by the coding sequence ATGGCATATTTGTTTACGTCTGAATCAGTTTCGGAAGGACACCCTGATAAGGTATCTGATCAGATTTCTGATGCACTTATCGATTATTTTTTAGCTTATGACCCTAGCTCAAAAGTGGCTTGTGAAACTCTTGTAACTACTGGGCAAGTCGTTTTGGCAGGTGAAGTGAAGTCTGATGCTTACCTTGATGTACAGGAAATAGCAAGAGAAGTAATCAAGAAAATTGGTTATACCAAGTCAGAATACATGTTTGAGGCAACTTCTTGCGGTGTTTTGTCTGCTATCCACGAACAATCTCCTGATATTAACCAAGGCGTAGATAGACAAAAGCCAGAAGAACAAGGTGCTGGTGATCAGGGAATGATGTTTGGTTATGCAACCAACGAAACTGCTAACTATATGCCACTAGCCTTAGATTTATCGCACAAAATTCTAAAAGAGCTTGCGGATATGAGACGCGAAGCAACTGATATTAAATATCTTAGACCTGATGCAAAATCTCAAGTAACTATTGAATATAGTGATGATAATAAACCTGTTCGTATAGACACTATTGTAGTATCTACACAACATGACGATTTTGATACGGAGGAAGCTATGCAGGCAAAAATTCGTGAGGATATTATCAGTTTCTTGATCCCTCGTGTGAAAGCCCAACTTCCTGAACACATTCAAGCATTATTCAACGATGATATTACGTACCATATCAACCCTACTGGCAAGTTTGTAATTGGTGGCCCTCACGGAGATACTGGGTTGACAGGTAGAAAAATTATTGTTGACACTTACGGTGGCAAGGGAGCCCATGGTGGAGGTGCTTTTTCTGGAAAAGACCCTTCAAAAGTAGATAGAAGTGCAGCGTATGCTTCTCGTCACATTGCCAAAAATTTGGTAGCTGCCGGAGTAGCTGACGAAATTTTAGTACAAGTTTCTTATGCTATTGGTGTTGCCCAGCCTACAAGTATTATGGTAGACACTTATGGGAGTGCTAAGGTAGATATGACCGATTCAGTAATAGGACAAAAAGTAGCAGAAGTGTTTGACATGCGTCCTTATTACATTGAGCAAAGGTTGAAGTTGCGTAATCCGATGTATCAGGAAACAGCTGCTTACGGCCACATGGGGCGTGAGTCTGAAACCATAACCAAAACTTTCAATGCAGGAAAATCAAATGAAAAGACTGTAGAAGTTGATTTGTTTACCTGGGAAAAGTTAGACTACGTAGATAAGGTAAAGGCAGCTTTTAGCTTGTAG
- a CDS encoding PorP/SprF family type IX secretion system membrane protein — protein sequence MNHHKARKVLLGVLIIVLITSVRLSAQSVSYSQFHLSPMQTNPGMIASYNQPQAIMSYRRMNVGGGVGAAFETPMFSITHPLITKTRGRIAGFGFSAVNDRLGADGALQITGLSAGAAYNHQIGRAQYISLGVQGGYFWQSINIDRLTTGSQWINGEFLNTAASNEVFDITAISYPTMNAGLYWYFTDSDSTSNTRAFLGISGQNLNQPNVSLSAKEERIPISLVFTGGFTAYQSEKLKIMPNIRWIQQDGGNRQVNIGSMFWYNYAPFSGFIKPGNVGVGLWYELNGAAIVSVEMNQPKYSVAFSYDLSMDRQAKRLSAFELKVGFRIGKKEVKRKPKPDEIKQDTIRPKDDKFIYTVVVTKRNRRIIGRDTIATDPIKVDNVPPKNLTTRDLEILKSTAYFYYTNDDINKATESLLNDIVVILKKHPDIYLELEGHTCNIGETEDANQNLSERRASAVKKYLVNKGIDENRLKTVGYGSKRPVASNKTEFGKIRNRRVKFKLVKTEKKK from the coding sequence ATGAACCACCATAAAGCAAGAAAAGTATTACTAGGAGTTTTAATCATTGTGTTGATAACCAGTGTCAGGTTGTCGGCACAATCGGTTTCTTACTCCCAGTTTCACCTTTCTCCTATGCAAACAAACCCTGGAATGATAGCATCTTATAATCAGCCACAAGCGATTATGAGTTACCGTAGAATGAATGTAGGTGGAGGAGTAGGGGCAGCGTTTGAAACCCCTATGTTTTCAATCACTCATCCACTGATTACAAAAACCAGGGGGAGAATAGCAGGTTTTGGTTTTTCAGCCGTAAATGATAGGTTAGGAGCAGACGGAGCATTACAGATTACAGGTTTAAGTGCTGGTGCAGCTTATAACCATCAAATAGGTCGGGCACAATACATTAGTTTAGGTGTACAAGGTGGTTATTTCTGGCAGAGTATCAATATTGACCGCTTGACAACCGGGAGTCAATGGATTAACGGGGAGTTTTTGAATACAGCGGCAAGCAATGAAGTTTTTGATATTACAGCCATTAGCTACCCAACCATGAATGCTGGGCTATATTGGTACTTTACCGATTCAGACTCTACCTCTAATACCAGGGCTTTTCTGGGTATTTCGGGACAAAACCTCAATCAACCAAATGTTTCGTTAAGTGCTAAAGAAGAGCGAATACCCATTAGTCTTGTTTTTACTGGAGGATTTACTGCTTACCAGAGTGAAAAACTTAAGATTATGCCTAATATACGTTGGATACAGCAAGATGGGGGCAACCGACAGGTGAATATTGGTTCTATGTTTTGGTATAATTATGCACCATTTAGTGGATTTATCAAACCTGGAAATGTAGGGGTGGGGCTTTGGTATGAGTTAAACGGAGCCGCCATTGTGTCTGTAGAAATGAACCAACCCAAATACTCGGTAGCTTTTAGTTATGATTTAAGTATGGATCGTCAGGCAAAAAGGTTAAGTGCTTTTGAGCTAAAAGTAGGGTTTAGGATAGGTAAAAAAGAAGTAAAACGTAAGCCAAAACCTGATGAGATCAAACAAGATACAATACGACCAAAAGACGATAAGTTTATTTACACAGTAGTAGTTACCAAGCGTAATCGTAGAATAATAGGTCGTGATACTATTGCTACTGATCCTATAAAGGTTGACAATGTGCCTCCAAAGAACTTAACTACCCGTGACCTTGAGATACTCAAGTCTACGGCGTATTTCTATTATACCAACGATGATATTAATAAAGCCACAGAATCATTGTTAAACGACATTGTTGTAATTCTTAAAAAACACCCTGACATTTATCTGGAGCTCGAGGGGCATACCTGTAACATAGGGGAAACCGAAGACGCCAATCAGAATCTTTCGGAAAGAAGGGCAAGTGCAGTGAAAAAATACCTGGTAAACAAAGGAATAGATGAGAACCGACTGAAAACCGTAGGGTATGGTTCTAAGAGACCAGTAGCGTCTAACAAAACCGAATTTGGTAAAATAAGGAACCGAAGGGTAAAATTTAAGTTGGTAAAAACTGAAAAGAAAAAATAG
- a CDS encoding leucine-rich repeat domain-containing protein: MINIQRVKVVKLIYASILSLVLTGCGGKEEPFLNSPGLLSDIELDKKPIYTSLEVALEQPNDVYMMKLANKDMLVLSKKIARFKNLQVLNLQQNKLTELPPEIGDLTKLQKLILSNNQLEKLPPEIGKLTHLLELRVSANRLTTLPPEIGKLQSLQYLYIPNNKLITLPPEIGQLAQLKRLFLEHNQLTQLPASIGKLNNLQSLILNNNRVNQLPHEIGQLKNLHTFYLANNRLKELPQEILTLQNLKKLYLVGNQLQQLPPQLAKLDKLQILDLQKNNFSEVPAAITKLTNLQKLWLNNNQLTSLNAEIGKLQNLQILYLEENKITELPTSIGSIQSLKHLSLSDNMLTSLPQEIGQLRKLQALYLRNNQLPKDEKAKIKEWCSKAYVTF, from the coding sequence ATGATAAATATACAAAGGGTGAAGGTAGTCAAATTAATTTATGCAAGCATTTTATCTTTGGTGTTGACAGGCTGTGGAGGGAAAGAAGAACCTTTTTTGAATTCACCGGGATTATTGAGCGATATAGAGTTGGATAAAAAGCCAATCTATACATCGTTAGAAGTTGCTTTGGAGCAACCCAATGATGTATATATGATGAAACTGGCAAACAAAGATATGCTGGTGCTTTCTAAAAAAATAGCTCGTTTTAAAAACCTTCAGGTATTAAACTTACAACAAAATAAGCTCACAGAGCTACCCCCAGAAATAGGTGACCTAACCAAGCTTCAAAAATTAATTTTGAGCAATAATCAATTAGAAAAGCTACCTCCGGAAATAGGCAAACTAACCCACCTTTTGGAGTTGCGAGTAAGTGCCAACCGTTTAACTACCTTGCCCCCAGAAATTGGTAAACTCCAAAGCCTTCAATACTTATATATACCCAATAATAAGCTCATTACTCTGCCGCCAGAAATAGGACAACTTGCTCAGTTAAAACGTTTGTTTCTAGAGCACAACCAGCTAACCCAATTGCCTGCTTCTATAGGGAAACTAAATAATCTTCAGTCGTTGATTTTAAATAATAACCGAGTCAATCAATTGCCCCACGAAATAGGACAGTTAAAAAACTTGCATACTTTTTATTTAGCAAACAACCGCTTAAAAGAGCTACCTCAGGAAATACTCACCTTACAAAACCTTAAGAAACTCTATCTGGTAGGCAACCAATTACAGCAATTGCCTCCTCAGTTGGCAAAACTAGATAAATTACAGATTTTAGATCTGCAAAAAAATAATTTTTCAGAAGTACCTGCTGCTATTACCAAACTTACCAATTTGCAAAAACTTTGGCTCAACAACAATCAGCTTACCTCACTTAACGCTGAAATAGGCAAACTCCAAAACCTGCAAATATTGTATCTGGAAGAGAATAAAATAACAGAGCTACCTACCTCTATTGGTAGTATTCAGAGCTTGAAACACCTAAGTCTAAGCGATAATATGCTTACCTCGCTACCCCAGGAAATAGGCCAGTTACGCAAGTTGCAGGCGTTGTACCTACGCAATAACCAACTGCCTAAAGATGAAAAGGCCAAGATCAAGGAATGGTGCAGCAAAGCGTATGTTACCTTTTGA
- a CDS encoding glycosyltransferase family 2 protein, producing the protein MNQPLPKISIITVCFNAEKYLERTIQSIIAQTYPNIEYLIIDGQSKDGTLDIIKKYEANIDQWISEPDKGLYDAMNKGMELATGDFVWFMNAGDEIRTPEVLTDMFAKDTDGDVYYGETEFLDLERNPLGIRSKATPHKLPEQLHWEDMQQGMVVCHQSILVRKSIAEPYDYEQHPYSADIDWVIKVLKRSKKTINAHQVLAIYLQGGFSRKHLKASLKDRYQILKKHYGLLTTLKNHVLIVLRSVWFILKRGKGY; encoded by the coding sequence ATGAATCAACCTCTACCCAAAATATCAATCATTACGGTGTGTTTCAACGCCGAAAAATACCTGGAACGTACCATTCAAAGCATTATAGCCCAAACATATCCCAACATAGAGTACTTGATTATAGACGGGCAGTCGAAAGATGGTACACTGGATATTATAAAAAAGTATGAAGCCAATATTGATCAATGGATTAGCGAACCAGATAAAGGTTTGTACGATGCAATGAACAAAGGAATGGAGCTTGCTACAGGCGATTTTGTGTGGTTTATGAATGCTGGAGATGAAATAAGAACTCCTGAAGTGCTGACAGATATGTTTGCCAAAGATACTGATGGTGATGTTTACTATGGCGAGACTGAGTTTCTCGATCTTGAACGTAATCCACTGGGTATCAGAAGTAAAGCTACTCCTCACAAGCTACCAGAGCAACTTCACTGGGAAGACATGCAACAAGGCATGGTTGTTTGTCATCAATCTATTTTGGTACGCAAAAGCATTGCTGAACCTTATGACTATGAACAACACCCTTACAGTGCTGATATTGACTGGGTAATTAAGGTGTTGAAACGCTCAAAAAAAACGATCAATGCCCACCAAGTTCTGGCAATATATTTACAAGGGGGGTTTTCTCGCAAACATTTGAAAGCCTCGCTCAAAGATCGCTACCAAATACTCAAGAAGCATTATGGGTTGTTGACTACGCTTAAAAATCACGTGTTGATTGTACTACGCAGTGTTTGGTTTATCCTCAAACGTGGCAAGGGGTATTAA
- a CDS encoding NHLP bacteriocin export ABC transporter permease/ATPase subunit, translating to MEAFLEIIRQEAKPIQMTVNTPFLMDTPGKVWFIDQGQINVYTVQLKDGKPEGQRFYFFTAEQQQLLLGLDSANSVHHIGFSADATKDTLVYEFDLARLKELALTSNYSPIIAGLISDWVTNLFFGISENENHPNKAANVLIKKGERVILREGDSISAQKKVVWAVIKPRKANTLLINGSGKLDQPTKELLLPLCRESFWESNGNLGLKFIGTTEAIQQEAAWQGLEALDNTLFALEKNAIDFVARNEQIRLKSKYQNQYIKTIQTLKDAEAILNREAADKYAKGLRVQTDDVLFNACQVVADPAKIRLVPPLENTKEGYDPIGDIARASKVRYREVLLDSKWWQQDSGALLSFLKEGDTPIALMPVKGNRYEAYNPVTKEAFRITEKNQHLIDKVAYTFYKPFPQKKITLIDLLKFGLFKEKRDFYILIIMGLAGTGLGLITPILTGVLFDTVIPNAGKSQVMHVGFALFMALIGYILFELTEGFALLRIETKMDHSLQAAVWDRLLDLPASFFRKFTTGDLADRAMGINEIRKLLSGVVITTILSSVFSLLNFLLLFYYSVKLALVALGISLVEVLIMYWIGRWQISKEKQALNYDGKTQGIVLQLLNGISKFRVTGTEIRAFNHWLKLFTKSKQFSFEAARVENIQTVINSIMPLLASGIIYWTFFSSSEWGKLSTGQFLAFNAAYGAFLSSILAMSAASLTIFQVFPIYERTRPILETLPENDDRKSNPGRLKGNIEVSKVNFRYNKDAPLVLNNISLQLRSGEYVAFVGASGSGKSTLIRLLLGFEKPEVGSIFYDNQDLNKLDLRLVRRQIGVVLQDGQLTPGDIFSNIVGSSPQLTMDDAWNAAKMAAFDEDIKQMPMGMHTIISEGGSTLSGGQKQRLLIARTLVHKPRIVMFDEATSALDNRTQAVITESLNKLQATRIVIAHRLSTIRNVDKVFVFDQGKIAQTGSYEDLIHQEGLFKDLATRQLA from the coding sequence GTGGAGGCATTTTTAGAGATTATCAGACAAGAAGCAAAGCCAATACAAATGACGGTGAATACACCGTTTTTGATGGATACACCTGGAAAAGTATGGTTTATTGATCAAGGACAAATCAATGTATATACTGTTCAATTGAAAGATGGAAAACCAGAAGGACAACGCTTTTATTTCTTTACTGCCGAGCAACAACAACTTTTATTAGGGCTTGATTCTGCCAATTCTGTGCATCACATTGGTTTTTCGGCAGATGCCACCAAAGATACATTGGTGTATGAATTTGACCTGGCTCGCCTGAAAGAATTGGCACTCACGTCGAACTACTCGCCTATAATAGCTGGCTTGATCAGTGATTGGGTAACCAATTTGTTTTTTGGTATTTCAGAAAATGAAAATCACCCTAATAAAGCGGCAAATGTACTAATTAAAAAGGGGGAGCGAGTTATTTTGAGAGAAGGTGACAGCATATCGGCTCAAAAAAAGGTAGTTTGGGCAGTCATTAAACCTCGCAAAGCCAATACCTTACTCATCAACGGCTCAGGAAAGCTTGATCAACCCACCAAAGAACTTTTATTACCTTTGTGTCGAGAGTCATTTTGGGAGTCAAACGGAAACCTGGGACTAAAATTTATAGGTACTACTGAAGCCATTCAGCAAGAAGCCGCCTGGCAAGGTTTAGAGGCGCTGGATAACACTTTGTTTGCGCTTGAAAAAAATGCCATTGATTTTGTGGCGCGTAATGAACAAATTCGCCTCAAGTCCAAATACCAAAATCAGTACATTAAAACCATTCAAACCCTTAAAGATGCTGAGGCTATTCTCAACCGTGAGGCTGCCGACAAATACGCCAAAGGCCTAAGAGTTCAAACCGACGATGTGCTGTTTAACGCTTGTCAAGTAGTGGCCGATCCTGCCAAAATACGCCTAGTGCCTCCGCTTGAAAATACAAAAGAGGGGTATGATCCTATTGGAGATATTGCAAGAGCATCGAAGGTAAGGTATCGTGAGGTACTGCTGGACAGCAAATGGTGGCAGCAAGACTCTGGAGCATTGCTAAGCTTTTTGAAAGAAGGCGATACACCTATAGCTTTGATGCCCGTCAAAGGCAATCGTTATGAAGCCTACAACCCTGTAACCAAAGAAGCCTTCAGAATTACCGAAAAGAATCAACACTTAATAGATAAAGTAGCTTATACATTTTATAAACCATTTCCTCAGAAGAAAATCACCCTGATAGACCTCCTCAAATTTGGCCTGTTTAAAGAAAAAAGAGATTTTTATATCTTGATTATTATGGGGCTTGCCGGAACAGGTTTAGGGCTCATTACACCTATTCTTACAGGAGTGTTGTTTGACACCGTAATACCTAACGCGGGCAAATCTCAGGTAATGCACGTAGGTTTTGCCTTGTTTATGGCGTTAATTGGTTACATTTTGTTTGAATTAACCGAAGGGTTTGCGCTGTTGCGGATAGAAACCAAAATGGACCATAGTTTACAGGCAGCAGTTTGGGATAGGTTGTTGGATTTGCCCGCCTCATTTTTCAGAAAGTTTACTACAGGCGACCTGGCAGATCGGGCAATGGGAATCAATGAAATACGTAAATTATTGTCAGGTGTAGTAATTACCACCATTTTAAGCAGCGTTTTTTCATTGCTTAATTTTTTGTTATTATTTTATTATAGTGTAAAACTAGCCTTAGTAGCTTTGGGCATTTCTTTGGTAGAGGTGCTGATTATGTATTGGATTGGTAGGTGGCAAATTTCTAAAGAAAAGCAGGCCTTAAATTATGATGGAAAAACTCAAGGCATTGTTTTACAGTTGTTAAACGGAATAAGTAAATTTAGAGTAACAGGTACCGAAATAAGGGCTTTTAATCATTGGCTGAAACTTTTTACCAAGTCCAAACAATTTTCTTTTGAAGCAGCAAGGGTAGAAAACATTCAAACAGTCATTAATTCGATTATGCCTTTGCTTGCCAGCGGTATTATTTACTGGACTTTTTTTTCCTCTAGTGAATGGGGGAAACTGTCTACCGGACAATTTTTAGCTTTTAATGCTGCCTATGGTGCTTTTTTATCGTCGATACTGGCAATGAGTGCCGCTTCATTGACCATATTTCAGGTTTTTCCTATATACGAGCGTACACGCCCAATATTAGAAACTTTACCCGAAAACGATGACCGAAAGTCGAACCCAGGGAGATTGAAAGGAAATATTGAAGTATCTAAAGTAAATTTTAGATATAACAAAGATGCCCCGTTAGTATTAAATAATATATCTTTGCAATTAAGGTCAGGAGAGTACGTAGCTTTTGTAGGAGCATCTGGTTCGGGTAAGTCTACACTAATCAGGTTGTTGTTGGGTTTTGAGAAACCCGAAGTTGGAAGCATTTTTTATGACAATCAAGATTTAAATAAGTTAGATCTAAGGCTGGTAAGGCGACAAATTGGTGTAGTATTGCAAGATGGTCAACTTACACCAGGCGATATATTTTCTAACATCGTGGGATCTTCGCCACAATTGACTATGGATGATGCCTGGAACGCCGCAAAAATGGCTGCATTTGATGAAGACATCAAACAAATGCCTATGGGAATGCACACGATTATTAGTGAGGGTGGTTCTACCCTTTCGGGAGGACAAAAACAACGTTTGCTTATTGCCAGAACTTTAGTACATAAGCCGCGCATTGTCATGTTTGATGAAGCCACCAGCGCCTTAGATAATCGAACACAAGCTGTAATTACAGAAAGCCTGAATAAACTACAGGCAACCCGTATTGTGATTGCGCACCGACTAAGTACTATTCGTAATGTAGACAAAGTTTTTGTGTTTGACCAGGGTAAAATAGCTCAAACAGGAAGCTACGAAGATTTGATTCATCAGGAGGGGTTGTTTAAAGATTTGGCAACCAGGCAACTGGCATAA
- a CDS encoding nucleoside deaminase, which produces MHDEFYMQQAYKEAVIAYNKGEIPVGAVVVVQDKIIARAHNQTEQLLDVTAHAEILAVTGAANYLGAKYLNQCTMYVTLEPCVMCAGAIAWSQLGRLVFGAYDVKRGFSRIESATEGTNNKVTKLLHPKTLQVGGVLENECAELLQRFFQKLRN; this is translated from the coding sequence ATGCACGACGAGTTTTACATGCAACAAGCTTATAAGGAAGCAGTAATAGCTTATAACAAAGGAGAAATACCTGTAGGAGCAGTAGTAGTAGTACAAGACAAAATCATAGCTAGAGCTCATAACCAAACCGAGCAGTTGTTGGATGTAACCGCTCATGCCGAAATACTTGCAGTAACGGGGGCAGCCAACTATTTGGGGGCAAAGTACCTCAACCAATGTACCATGTATGTAACCTTAGAACCTTGCGTGATGTGTGCTGGTGCTATAGCCTGGTCTCAATTAGGTAGGCTGGTGTTTGGTGCCTATGATGTTAAAAGGGGGTTCTCTCGCATTGAGTCTGCTACTGAAGGTACCAACAACAAAGTGACAAAATTGTTGCACCCAAAAACTTTACAAGTGGGTGGAGTGCTCGAAAATGAGTGCGCAGAACTTTTACAGCGATTCTTTCAAAAATTGCGAAACTAA
- a CDS encoding superoxide dismutase, with amino-acid sequence MAFEQKALPYAYNALEPHFDAQTMEIHYGKHHAGYTSKLNAAIEGTDLANHSIEDILKNVGSHSTGVRNNGGGFYNHSLFWEILSPEGGVPSGDLEAAIKEAFGSLNGLKEKFNAAAATRFGSGWAWLIVGEDGKLHVTSTPNQDNPLMDVAEVKGTPILGLDVWEHAYYLKYQNRRPDYISAFWNIINWEKVAEKYKAAEKYAAAK; translated from the coding sequence ATGGCATTCGAACAGAAAGCTTTACCTTATGCTTACAACGCACTAGAGCCACACTTTGATGCGCAAACAATGGAAATTCACTATGGTAAACACCACGCTGGATATACATCAAAGTTAAATGCTGCTATTGAAGGAACCGACTTGGCCAACCATTCTATAGAAGATATATTAAAAAATGTTGGAAGCCACAGCACTGGTGTTCGCAACAATGGAGGTGGTTTTTATAACCATAGTCTTTTTTGGGAAATTTTGAGTCCTGAAGGTGGCGTTCCAAGTGGAGACCTTGAAGCAGCTATCAAAGAAGCTTTTGGCTCTTTGAATGGTTTGAAGGAGAAGTTTAACGCTGCTGCTGCTACTCGTTTTGGCTCCGGATGGGCTTGGTTGATTGTAGGTGAGGATGGCAAATTGCATGTCACTTCTACACCTAACCAAGACAATCCTTTGATGGATGTAGCCGAAGTAAAAGGTACCCCTATTCTTGGTTTGGACGTATGGGAGCATGCTTACTACCTAAAGTATCAAAATCGTCGTCCTGATTATATTTCTGCATTTTGGAATATCATCAACTGGGAAAAAGTAGCTGAAAAGTACAAAGCAGCCGAAAAATACGCTGCTGCCAAGTAA
- a CDS encoding metallophosphoesterase — translation MNTLRFAHLSDLHLYKYKDFMYHEHHPYQSFCNVVDLLKQEDTLDFILITGDIAAKQEKESYFHVDELLAPLGTPYYWLPGNHDSAVLMKRIAPKVQVQNTNVFETKGTRFILLDSTDRQEKAVAGFLPDDELRFLEKSLAEATNTSTIIALHHQLLATPGSWTNNLGVTNKNDFYKIIDACPQVQAVICGHIHHAHAWQRKGVQYFSAPATSYQFNPYAPEFALDELAPGYQVLSIHPKTRRVHCEVKRI, via the coding sequence ATGAATACTCTCAGGTTTGCTCACTTGTCTGACTTGCATTTGTACAAGTACAAGGATTTTATGTATCATGAACATCACCCTTATCAAAGTTTTTGCAATGTAGTAGATTTGCTGAAGCAAGAAGACACATTAGACTTTATATTGATCACAGGAGACATTGCAGCCAAACAGGAAAAAGAAAGTTATTTTCATGTAGACGAGTTGCTGGCACCTTTGGGTACTCCTTATTATTGGCTACCGGGCAACCATGACAGTGCTGTGCTTATGAAGCGAATCGCTCCTAAAGTACAAGTACAAAATACCAATGTGTTTGAAACTAAAGGAACTCGTTTTATATTGTTAGACAGCACTGATAGGCAAGAAAAGGCGGTGGCGGGCTTTTTGCCTGACGATGAACTTCGTTTTTTAGAAAAATCATTGGCAGAAGCCACTAATACTTCTACCATCATTGCATTACACCATCAGCTTTTGGCAACCCCTGGCTCCTGGACAAACAATTTAGGGGTGACTAATAAAAATGATTTTTATAAAATAATTGACGCGTGCCCTCAGGTACAAGCAGTTATTTGTGGACACATACACCACGCCCACGCCTGGCAACGCAAGGGAGTGCAGTATTTTTCAGCACCAGCTACCTCTTACCAATTTAACCCTTATGCACCCGAGTTTGCCCTGGATGAGCTGGCACCTGGGTATCAGGTATTGAGTATACACCCCAAAACACGAAGGGTACATTGTGAAGTAAAAAGAATATAA